The region GGAATACAAAGTCTACTGGGTTATGACCAAGATTATGTTTCTTAGCTACATATTCTTGAGAGTTTTTCAGGATTACAGGTGTTAGTTTAACGTTACCTGGTTTATAAACCCCATGTACGTTACCAAACGAAGCAGCTATTGTAAACCTTTTGCTTATTTTAGAAAGCTCTTCATAAGCATAGTCTACTTCTTCTGGTTGCGTGTATAATCTTGATGAATCTACATCTGTATTATCTACACCATCTTCTTCACCTCCTGTAATACCTAATTCGATTTCTAATGTCATACCTAGTTTATCCATACGGTCTAGGTATTTTTTAGAAATCTCTATATTTTCTTTAATAGGCTCCTCTGATAAGTCGATCATGTGTGAACTGAATAGAGGTTTACCATATTGTTTCATATGTTCTTCACCAGCTTCTAATAATCCATCAATCCATGGTAAAAGTTTCTTTGCACAGTGGTCAGTGTGTAGAATAACAGCCACTCCATAAGCTTCTGCTAATGTATGTACTAGTTTTGCTCCTGCAATAGCTCCTACGATTGCAGATTTTTGATTATCATTAGACAACCCTTTTCCTGCCATAAAAGAAGCTCCTCCATTAGAAAATTGAATAATTACTGGTGAGTTTAGTTTAGCTGCAGTTTCTAGTACAGCATTAATAGTACTAGAACTCGTTACGTTAACAGCAGGTAAAGCAAACCCGCGCTCTTTTGCAAACTTAAAAATATCTTGCACTTGATCTCCAAATGCAACTCCTGGTTTAATATTATGAGCCATAGTTGTGTGTTTTAAATTTTGTACAAAAATACTAATTATTATTTGATTTAGAATGGATAATTAATACCAACGTTGAAGACCGATTCCTTAATGTTAAACTCTTTAAGCCATTTTCTACCTTTATCTTGCGCTGGATTATAGGTTTTGAATCCTAAGTCTAATCTGAATACAAAGAAACTAAAGTCATATCTTAATCCTAATCCAGATGCTACTGCCATATCTTTTAAAGAAGAAAAGCCTTGAAAAGTATAATCTTTATCAATAATATCATCAAATACATTCCAGATGTTAGAAGCATCGACAAATAATGCTCCATACCATTTACCTCCTAGATTAAATCTATATTCTGTACTGAATAATAATTTCATATTTGCTTCATTGAAATCATTGATACCACCGCTTTTTCCTGGACCTAATCTATAAGATTGCCATCCGCGATTGTCATTAGAACCTCCTGAATAATAACTTCTAGAGAATGGTATTGAGTTGGAGTTTCCATAAGGAATAGCTAAACCACCAAATAAACGCATAGCAATAACGCGTTTTTTACCTAAATCCCAGTATTTTATATAATCAATTTCTGTTTTTACATATTGAGAAAATTCGACATCCATTATTGTTTTTTTACCAGTAGTACCTTCCTTCGAACTTGTGTTTTTCATTAATAAGTTCATTAGCCCACCTGCAGATTCTACTTTAGCTTTAAGCGTATAGAAATCATTATCAGCGATATTAGTACGGGTAGTATTGGTGAAGATTATATTACTAGCAATAATTAAATTGTTCTCTGATAATCTAAGACGTCTTTCTTCTATACTTCTAATTTCCCTATAATCTTGAGAGTTGATCTCAAGAGGGTTGTTAGGAGCCAAAGCGTCAGTAATAAATTTATTACTTCCTCCTTCAGTTATCGTTAGATTTCCATTGTTATCATAATAAGTATGATCTACATTATCATAATCTTTAGAAATCTTATTAAGTCTTTCATAAGAAGATTTATATACGCTGAAGTAGTTATTTGGATTTGTATTTCTGATGTATTGTATATTTGCTAAATCTACACTGAAGCTGTTT is a window of Myroides oncorhynchi DNA encoding:
- the fbaA gene encoding class II fructose-bisphosphate aldolase, with amino-acid sequence MAHNIKPGVAFGDQVQDIFKFAKERGFALPAVNVTSSSTINAVLETAAKLNSPVIIQFSNGGASFMAGKGLSNDNQKSAIVGAIAGAKLVHTLAEAYGVAVILHTDHCAKKLLPWIDGLLEAGEEHMKQYGKPLFSSHMIDLSEEPIKENIEISKKYLDRMDKLGMTLEIELGITGGEEDGVDNTDVDSSRLYTQPEEVDYAYEELSKISKRFTIAASFGNVHGVYKPGNVKLTPVILKNSQEYVAKKHNLGHNPVDFVFHGGSGSSVEEIREAIGYGVIKMNIDTDTQFAYTEGIRDYMVSKIDYLKTQIGNPEGSDVPNKKFYDPRTWVRQGELTLIARLEQAFEDLNNVNTL